A window from Rhizosphaericola mali encodes these proteins:
- a CDS encoding beta-1,6-N-acetylglucosaminyltransferase: MKHAIIIIADKDLPLLTKTISYFDERFLIYIAIDKKSKIEIEDLINQPGVVSVRKKYYVNWGGWNMVQYSIDFIIEILTNPEIKFAHLISGSDYPLKNIDHLFDFFEENKSKNFISYQKLPVPWSEWGGNGGLDRLRYFYFMDTLNVRKKYGRYLNSGIISIQKKLKIKRKLDVDKLPFCIGSQWWSLPTSTLRDIISFLEKNPWVYSVFKKTYVPDEMFFQTLIHKTRTKDQIDSENFRYFDWNIRDDQNTRPAILNESDWEKVKQTNAFFGRKFDSKKSKKLLDKIDTEILRKF; this comes from the coding sequence ATGAAGCATGCAATAATAATTATCGCGGATAAAGATCTTCCCTTATTAACGAAGACGATTAGCTATTTTGATGAACGTTTTCTCATTTATATTGCTATTGATAAAAAATCTAAGATCGAAATTGAAGATTTAATTAATCAACCTGGCGTTGTCAGCGTGCGTAAGAAATACTATGTAAATTGGGGTGGGTGGAATATGGTTCAATATTCCATAGATTTTATAATTGAAATATTGACAAATCCTGAAATCAAATTTGCACATTTGATTAGTGGTTCTGATTATCCCCTAAAAAATATAGATCATTTATTTGATTTTTTCGAAGAGAACAAAAGTAAAAATTTTATTAGTTATCAAAAGCTGCCAGTACCTTGGAGTGAATGGGGTGGCAATGGTGGATTAGATAGGTTAAGATATTTTTATTTCATGGATACGTTAAATGTAAGAAAGAAATATGGACGATATCTTAATTCAGGAATTATATCAATTCAAAAAAAACTAAAAATAAAAAGGAAGTTAGATGTAGATAAACTTCCATTTTGTATTGGCTCTCAATGGTGGTCATTACCTACTAGTACTCTTAGAGATATTATTTCATTTTTAGAAAAGAATCCTTGGGTGTATTCTGTATTTAAAAAAACCTACGTACCAGATGAAATGTTTTTTCAAACTTTAATACATAAGACAAGAACTAAGGATCAAATTGACTCGGAAAATTTTAGGTATTTCGATTGGAATATACGTGATGATCAAAATACTAGACCCGCTATATTGAATGAATCTGATTGGGAAAAAGTAAAACAAACTAATGCCTTTTTTGGAAGAAAATTTGATTCTAAAAAATCAAAAAAACTTTTAGATAAAATAGATACAGAAATTTTGCGCAAATTTTGA